The sequence CTCATCAACCGACTCCTCACTGCGACGCTTTAGTGCATTGAATCATTAATTTTGCTATGGTATATTTAAAGTGTCAATGGTGGGATCGGTGCTAACCAAGGAGGAAATGAATCATGGTTGCAGGCCACCTACAAGAAAAAAAAGGTCTTTTCTATATCGTCTTAAATTATAAAAATGAGGAGGGGAAGCGGAAAAGTAAATGGATTGCTACGGGCTTGCCCGTCAAAGGAAACAAGAAAAGAGCGGAGTCCATGCTAATGGATGCTCGCAAAAATTTTGAATTAAAAACAATTGAAGAAGAAAAAGAACAAGGAAAGCAAAACAATGAAGAAAATTCTGATGTTGATCAGACCATATTTGCAGATTATATGATGAATTGGTTAGACACGGTGAAGCATAGGGTCGAACTGATCACCTATATATCCTATGTTAACTCAGTGGAAAAGCGCATCGTTCCTTACTTCCGAGAAAAAGGCATTACACTCCTGGAATTGAAACCTCACCATATTCAGGATTTTTACAGCCATGCCTTAAATGAATGGGGTGTGAGCGCCAACACCGTCATTCATTATCATGCCAATATTCGTTCAGCACTTCAACAAGCATACATCACAGATCGAATTAGTTCTAATCCTGCCGACAAAATCATTCGTCCGAAGAAGGAATCCTTTGTGGGCAGTTCATACAGTGCCTCAGAAGTTAATCAACTTTTAGAAATTATCAAAGGCACCAAGATTGAGCTGGCTGTAATCTTGGGAGCATTTTATGGATTAAGGCGGAGTGAGGTGGTAGGTCTAAAATGGTCTGCCATTGATCTGTTCAATAAAACGATCACGATCAGACATACGGTCACTTCTGGTTCACTGAATGGAAAGTTGATCACGATTGAGAAGGATCGAACAAAGAACAAGGCAAGTCTCCGTACTCTGCCCCTTGTAGATGCTTTCTACGACCTTCTTTTGCAATTGAAGCAGCAACAGGAAACAAATCATCAACTCTTCAGGGATTCGTACTGCAAAGACTATATTGGTTACATTTATGTCAATGCTATGGGCGAGCGAATCAAGCCTAACTATATTACCCAACATTTTGCTCTCGTGCTGAAGAAGAACGGCATGCGCCATATCCGTTTTCACGATCTTCGCCATAGCTGCGCTACTCTGCTCTTGAGCAATGGTGTCAGCATGAAAGAAGTCCAAGAGTGGTTGGGACATAGTGATTATTCCACCACAGCTAATATTTATTCTCACTTAGAGTACAGTTCCAAAGTTTCTTCAGCCAATACAATGAATGAGGTCATAAAAATATAAAAAAGCCCATTAGAATTAAATCTAATGAACTGTTTGTTATTAATGTGGTACCGGTGAGAGGACTCGAACCTCCAC is a genomic window of Xylanibacillus composti containing:
- a CDS encoding site-specific integrase yields the protein MVAGHLQEKKGLFYIVLNYKNEEGKRKSKWIATGLPVKGNKKRAESMLMDARKNFELKTIEEEKEQGKQNNEENSDVDQTIFADYMMNWLDTVKHRVELITYISYVNSVEKRIVPYFREKGITLLELKPHHIQDFYSHALNEWGVSANTVIHYHANIRSALQQAYITDRISSNPADKIIRPKKESFVGSSYSASEVNQLLEIIKGTKIELAVILGAFYGLRRSEVVGLKWSAIDLFNKTITIRHTVTSGSLNGKLITIEKDRTKNKASLRTLPLVDAFYDLLLQLKQQQETNHQLFRDSYCKDYIGYIYVNAMGERIKPNYITQHFALVLKKNGMRHIRFHDLRHSCATLLLSNGVSMKEVQEWLGHSDYSTTANIYSHLEYSSKVSSANTMNEVIKI